From a single Rutidosis leptorrhynchoides isolate AG116_Rl617_1_P2 chromosome 5, CSIRO_AGI_Rlap_v1, whole genome shotgun sequence genomic region:
- the LOC139849964 gene encoding uncharacterized protein, with translation MKNLWRIFAHKDSLWSKWVNIIKLKGRDIWDIEAEYNDSWGWKHLLSLRSKIKHRVHLIKRNNVDCFQWITNSGKYVNFSSHQVWIDLKADNVKVNWAHVIWFNYLDPKQAFIIWLAKLNRLTTHDRLENWISGQNFKCALCGLVKDSVCHLFFSCEYSSKVWRKIKERIIFKGIPNSLPEIMNELAKFPASNHIWSIINRWVVAACVYFIWQERNFRMFRNEERKEDVICSVIVNFVQCKLMSIKVKKSSAVMKAASLWNMRWIDNKLVLN, from the coding sequence ATGAAAAACTTATGGAGGATTTTTGCTCATAAGGATTCTCTGTGGAGTAAATGGgtcaacataataaaattaaaaggtAGAGATATTTGGGACATAGAGGCTGAATATAATGATAGTTGGGGTTGGAAGCACCTATTGAGTTTGAGAAGTAAGATCAAGCATCGTGTTCATCTGATTAAGAGGAATAATGTGGATTGTTTTCAATGGATTACAAATTCTGGCAAGTATGTTAATTTTTCTTCCCATCAGGTCTGGATTGATCTAAAAGCTGATAATGTTAAAGTGAATTGGGCTCATGTTATTTGGTTCAATTATTTGGATCCAAAGCAGGCATTTATCATATGGTTAGCCAAGCTCAACAGGCTAACCACTCATGATAGGTTGGAGAATTGGATCTCAGGTCAGAATTTTAAATGTGCTCTATGTGGACTGGTGAAGGATTCTGTTTGTCATTTGTTTTTCTCTTGTGAATATAGTAGTAAGGTTTGGAgaaagattaaagaaagaattatttTTAAAGGTATTCCTAATTCCCTGCCTGAGATTATGAATGAGTTGGCTAAATTCCCTGCTTCGAATCATATTTGGAGTATTATAAACAGATGGGTGGTAGCAGCTTGTGTTTACTTTATATGGCAGGAAAGAAACTTTAGGATGTTTAGAAatgaagaaagaaaagaagatgTCATATGTTCTGTTATTGTGAATTTTGTGCAGTGCAAATTGATGAGTATCAAAgtgaagaaatcttctgctgtgatgAAGGCTGCGAGTTTGTGGAACATGAGGTGGATTGATAATAAATTGGTGTTGAATTAG
- the LOC139847754 gene encoding SH3 domain-containing protein 1-like: protein MEAIRKQASKLREQVAKQQQAVLNRLSKDSEIFDDEELQNHQKLQHLYGSTRATKHFQKDIVRGIEGFISISKKQKQIVKRLVEDCCKYGNESVNADFPLATTALQLGSSYDSIENKRETMLGILNNQVSDPLKASIKGAPLEDARHLARSCDRLRQEVETQAVEVIRRKTKVRDPTPESALKLKNMEAKLNELRSSMVTLQNEAISAMLSVEEHQQELTLKKLLTMVDAERSYHRQIVAILEDLHTEMVLALRKQESHQSVSDRDISVSSGDKHQNEDQYHDYFIGKVIHPFDAQADGELSLNVDDYVIVRQVSSNGWSEGECNGKTGWFPSAYLERQEIEKAR, encoded by the exons ATGGAAGCAATAAGGAAACAAGCGAGCAAACTTCGGGAACAAGTAGCCAAACAACAGCAG GCTGTATTAAATCGACTCAGCAAAGATTCTGAAATATTTGATGATGAAGAACTTCAAAATCACCAAAAACTCCAACATCTTTATGGTTCTACAAGGGCAACTAAG CATTTTCAGAAGGACATTGTTCGTGGTATTGAAGGTTTTATTTCAATAAGTAAAAAGCAAAAGCAAATAG TAAAAAGGTTGGTTGAAGATTGTTGCAAATACGGGAACGAAAGTGTAAATGCCGATTTTCCCCTTGCAACAACTGCTCTGCAACTTGGAAGTTCTTATGATTCTATTGAAAACAAGAGGGAAACAATGCTTGGGATACTTAACAATcaa GTTTCCGATCCACTAAAAGCATCAATAAAAGGAGCTCCATTGGAGGATGCTCGCCACTTGGCACGCAGTTGCGACAGACTCCGCCAAGAAGTTGAGACACAG GCAGTGGAAGTAATAAGACGCAAAACAAAGGTCAGAGATCCTACTCCAGagagcgcgttgaaacttaaaaacatGGAAGCTAAGTTAAACGAGCTCAGATCATCGATGGTAACACTTCAAAATGAAGCAATTTCTGCTATGTTGTCCGttgaagaacaccaacaagaattaacCTTAAAAAAGCTTCTTACTATG GTGGACGCCGAAAGATCGTATCACCGCCAAATTGTGGCTATACTAGAGGACCTACATACAGAG ATGGTTTTGGCGTTGCGTAAACAAGAATCACATCAATCTGTTTCTGATAGAGATATTTCCGTTTCATCTGGTGATAAGCATCAGAATGAAGATCAATATCATGACTATTTTATTGGGAAG GTTATTCATCCATTTGATGCTCAAGCAGATGGTGAGCTGAGTCTAAACGTTGATGATTATGTTATAGTTCGTCAG GTGTCTTCTAATGGGTGGTCTGAAGGCGAATGTAATGGGAAGACGGGGTGGTTTCCATCGGCTTATTTGGAAAGACAGGAAATTGAAAAAGCAAGGTAA
- the LOC139847903 gene encoding cytoplasmic 60S subunit biogenesis factor REI1 homolog 1-like: protein MAGELLMCDACNKQLIDENDQENHYKSQWHRYNLKRKIAGVKGVTEAVYLARKSTRAEEKRKLQKGPAMSYTCGLCNKTYRSSKAYDHHLKSRSHTSRLSRDYDYDQNKSIPIVKPILRNRVVSEDEHDDDNLDDVDPTCCFMCDKEHKTIEKCMVHMHKHHGLFIPDVEYLKDPAGLFTYLGHKVKRDFACLYCNINCHPFDSLEAVRKHMVAKSHCKLHYGDDSEEEEAELVDFYDYESSYITDGGKQLVTTDDNSRSIKLGIVGSELIITRATDNGTSIKAIGSREYFRYYRQKPRPSQNTVFTAAMLAARYRTISLSSVQSSEKMVNMKVLKKMNRSGAELMQCKLSMRSNNVMKCNMIRNQKFI, encoded by the exons ATGGCAGGTGAATTATTAATGTGCGACGCTTGCAACAAGCAATTAATCGACGAAAACGATCAGGAGAATCATTACAAATCCCAGTGGCATCGTTACAATCTCAAACGAAAG ATTGCAGGGGTTAAAGGAGTGACCGAAGCAGTCTATTTAGCCAGAAAGTCGACTCGAGCTGAAGAGAAGCGTAAACTGCAGAAAGGGCCTGCCATGTCGTATACTTGTGGCCTTTGTAATAAAACATATAGAAGTTCTAAGGCTTATGATCATCATCTAAAATCTCGATCTCATACTTCACGTTTGTCACGCGATTATGACTATGATCAGAACAAGAGCATTCCAATAGTAAAGCCAATATTACGGAACCGTGTTGTGAGTGAAGATGAGCATGATGATGACAATCTTGATGATGTGGATCCAACTTGTTGCTTTATGTGTGACAAAGAACATAAAACTATTGAGAAATGTATGGTTCATATGCACAAGCATCATGGTCTCTTTATACCCGATGTTGAGTATTTGAAAGATCCAGCGGGTCTGTTTACGTACCTTGGACATAAG GTGAAACGTGATTTTGCGTGTTTGTACTGCAACATCAATTGCCACCCTTTCGACAGTTTAGAAGCAGTTAGGAAGCACATGGTTGCAAAAAGCCATTGCAAATTGCATTATGGTGATGATAGTGAAGAAGAAGAAGCCGAATTAGTTGATTTTTACGATTACGAAAGCAG TTACATAACTGATGGTGGGAAGCAGCTGGTGACTACTGATGACAACAGTCGCAGCATAAAACTCGGAATTGTTGGGTCCGAACTTATTATTACTAGAGCAACTGATAATGGAACATCAATAAAAGCAATCGGttctagggaatattttcgttatTATCGCCAAAAACCACGCCCATCTCAAAATACCGTTTTCACCGCTGCTATGCTTGCCGCAAGGTATAGGACGATTAGTTTGTCGAGTGTACAATCGAGCGAGAAAATGGTTAATATGAAGGTTTTGAAGAAGATGAATAGGTCAGGGGCGGAGTTGATGCAATGCAAGTTAAGCATGAGAAGTAATAATGTCATGAAATGTAATATGATTCGTAACCAGAAGTTTATTTAG